A stretch of the Trueperaceae bacterium genome encodes the following:
- a CDS encoding helix-turn-helix transcriptional regulator: protein MNINKDLVAASSTPLVLAILAEEDSYGYAILSRVRDLSGGELEWTDGMLYPILHRLERFGLITSRWERSESGRRRKYYRLTATGRGQLLDEQRQWLTVDQTLRRLWSTLSESTDGAGLSPLPDAS, encoded by the coding sequence GTGAACATCAACAAGGACCTCGTTGCCGCTTCATCGACGCCGCTCGTCCTCGCCATCCTTGCCGAGGAGGACAGCTACGGTTACGCGATCCTCAGCCGGGTTCGCGACCTCTCGGGCGGCGAGCTGGAGTGGACCGACGGGATGCTCTACCCGATCCTCCACCGGCTGGAACGCTTCGGCCTGATAACCTCCCGCTGGGAGAGGTCCGAATCTGGCCGGCGCCGGAAGTACTACCGCCTCACCGCGACCGGGCGCGGCCAGCTTCTCGACGAACAGCGCCAGTGGCTCACGGTCGATCAGACGCTCCGCCGGCTCTGGTCCACCCTTTCAGAGTCCACGGACGGCGCCGGGCTTTCTCCGCTTCCTGATGCGAGCTGA
- a CDS encoding NAD(P)/FAD-dependent oxidoreductase: MTAKVDVLVVGAGLAGLECARRLAERGAKVLLVDRKPAVDHAVHTTGIFVRRTLESFALPDDCLGPPVRRVVLYSPAGRRLPLESRHDEFRVGHMKRLYCRSLEACLHSGVEWWPATTFSALDARESGSVASLERDGRTVSVAARFIVGADGATSRVAAALGLEQNSSWIVGVEEVFNGIETGSPPAFHVWLDPVLAPGYIAWVVDDGEEMHVGVGGYAARFRPAEALRSFRSRVAPLFGLEGVAASERRGGRIPVGGILRRIVCPEGLLVGDAAGAVSPLTAGGLDPCLRQSALAASVTTAFLDTGDEAALAPYAGAPLRDRFRSRLLLRQALAAVRSPAMAELACATLRLPPFRALAHKVFFGRGSFPDPPRATPWGPQQ, encoded by the coding sequence ATGACCGCCAAGGTCGACGTACTGGTAGTGGGCGCCGGCCTGGCTGGCTTGGAGTGCGCGCGGCGGCTGGCCGAGCGCGGAGCGAAGGTCCTCCTCGTCGACCGCAAGCCGGCGGTCGACCATGCCGTCCACACCACCGGGATCTTCGTTCGCAGGACGTTGGAGAGCTTCGCCTTACCGGACGATTGCCTGGGCCCGCCGGTACGGCGGGTGGTGCTCTACTCCCCGGCAGGGCGCCGACTTCCCCTCGAGAGCCGCCACGACGAGTTCCGGGTTGGCCATATGAAGCGACTCTACTGTCGTTCTCTGGAGGCCTGCCTCCACAGCGGTGTGGAGTGGTGGCCGGCAACGACCTTCTCGGCGCTCGATGCCCGGGAGTCGGGCTCCGTCGCGTCCCTGGAGCGAGACGGGCGGACCGTCAGCGTCGCCGCTCGCTTCATCGTCGGTGCCGACGGAGCCACATCGCGCGTGGCCGCGGCCCTGGGCCTCGAGCAGAACAGCAGCTGGATCGTCGGCGTCGAGGAGGTGTTCAACGGAATCGAGACCGGTTCGCCTCCGGCGTTCCACGTCTGGCTCGATCCGGTACTGGCGCCTGGCTACATCGCTTGGGTCGTCGACGACGGCGAGGAGATGCACGTGGGCGTTGGAGGCTATGCCGCCCGTTTTCGGCCGGCTGAGGCGCTCCGCAGCTTCCGCTCCCGGGTCGCACCACTCTTCGGGCTGGAGGGCGTTGCTGCCAGCGAACGGCGGGGCGGCCGCATCCCGGTAGGCGGCATCTTGCGTCGCATCGTCTGCCCGGAGGGCCTGCTCGTGGGGGACGCCGCCGGTGCCGTGTCACCCCTTACCGCCGGAGGCCTCGACCCGTGCCTCCGGCAATCGGCCCTGGCGGCATCGGTGACGACCGCCTTCCTCGACACCGGTGATGAGGCGGCATTGGCGCCCTACGCCGGCGCGCCTTTGCGCGACCGGTTCCGCTCACGACTGCTCCTGCGGCAGGCGCTGGCCGCCGTCCGCTCACCCGCCATGGCCGAGCTCGCCTGCGCGACCCTGCGCCTGCCGCCCTTCCGGGCCCTCGCGCACAAGGTGTTCTTCGGGCGCGGCTCGTTCCCCGATCCACCTCGAGCAACGCCCTGGGGTCCGCAGCAGTAA
- a CDS encoding permease prefix domain 1-containing protein gives MRAEPKAQEASVGAPPDSIEGQIEAWRAYLSKGGAVSSPDAEELEDHLREQIERLRSKGLSPDEAFLVAVKRIGAIDAITREYAREHSERLWKQLVLSGNGSNRSGSSASEESRSTWVALTLAFAAAAAMKAPALFGIEFSMDEAFYPLNATFLVFPFVAAYFAWERGLPRLRSIELAGALVAAALLVNAFPFSDAPGAQTRFLTVIHLPIALWLFVGVAYVGGGWSSSGRRMDFIRFTGELFIYFVLIALGGGVLIALVIGLFQAIGVEAEPFVESWLAPCGAAGAAVIASWLVEAKQSVIENIAPVLARIFAPLFTLMLLAFIATMAWTGQGIDVGREILIAFDLLLVVVFGLLLYSVSARDPLASPGLLDWIHLTLVVSALLLDALALWAIGARISDFGFTANRVAALGLNLVLLVNLARSALVYVGFLRGTVAFSQLWEWQTSYLQVFVIWAAIVAFAFPVLFRFS, from the coding sequence ATGCGAGCTGAACCGAAGGCCCAGGAAGCAAGTGTCGGAGCGCCCCCTGACTCCATCGAGGGGCAGATCGAGGCCTGGCGTGCCTACCTGAGCAAGGGCGGAGCGGTCAGCAGCCCGGACGCCGAGGAACTCGAGGACCACCTCCGCGAGCAGATCGAGCGCTTGCGATCGAAGGGGCTGTCGCCAGACGAGGCCTTCCTGGTGGCCGTCAAACGGATCGGGGCGATAGACGCCATCACCAGGGAGTACGCTCGTGAACACTCCGAGCGTCTCTGGAAGCAACTGGTCCTCTCGGGCAACGGAAGCAACCGAAGCGGCAGTTCCGCATCAGAGGAGTCTCGAAGCACCTGGGTGGCGCTCACTCTCGCGTTCGCGGCCGCGGCGGCGATGAAGGCGCCCGCGCTGTTCGGCATCGAATTCAGTATGGACGAGGCCTTCTACCCTCTGAATGCTACCTTCCTCGTCTTCCCCTTCGTCGCCGCCTACTTCGCCTGGGAACGGGGGCTACCCAGGTTGCGCAGCATAGAACTGGCGGGCGCGCTGGTGGCGGCCGCGCTCCTCGTCAACGCCTTTCCCTTCTCCGATGCCCCGGGCGCACAGACCAGGTTCCTCACCGTCATCCACCTGCCGATCGCCCTCTGGCTCTTCGTCGGCGTTGCGTACGTCGGTGGAGGTTGGAGCTCCAGCGGCCGGCGGATGGACTTCATCCGCTTCACAGGCGAACTGTTCATCTACTTCGTGCTGATCGCCTTGGGCGGAGGCGTGCTGATCGCTCTGGTCATCGGCCTCTTCCAGGCGATCGGGGTAGAGGCCGAGCCGTTCGTCGAGTCGTGGCTCGCACCCTGCGGCGCAGCCGGAGCCGCCGTGATCGCGTCCTGGCTGGTGGAGGCTAAGCAGAGCGTGATCGAGAACATCGCCCCGGTTCTGGCTCGGATCTTCGCCCCACTCTTCACCCTGATGCTCCTCGCCTTCATCGCCACTATGGCGTGGACCGGGCAGGGTATCGACGTGGGGCGGGAGATCCTCATCGCCTTCGACCTCCTGCTCGTGGTCGTGTTCGGCCTCCTCCTCTACTCGGTCTCGGCCAGGGACCCTTTGGCGTCCCCCGGGTTGCTCGACTGGATCCATCTGACACTCGTGGTGTCCGCGTTGCTGCTCGACGCCCTCGCGTTGTGGGCCATCGGAGCCCGCATCTCCGACTTCGGTTTCACAGCCAACCGGGTCGCGGCGCTAGGTCTGAACCTGGTCCTGCTGGTCAACCTCGCCCGCTCGGCACTCGTCTACGTCGGCTTCCTCAGGGGAACGGTCGCCTTCTCTCAGCTGTGGGAGTGGCAGACCTCCTACCTTCAGGTCTTCGTCATCTGGGCCGCGATAGTCGCCTTCGCATTCCCGGTGCTGTTCCGGTTCTCTTGA